A genomic stretch from Mycobacterium malmoense includes:
- a CDS encoding virulence factor Mce family protein → MLDRLTKLQLGIFGVITVITLVVMAIFYLRLPATFGIGTYGVSADFVAGGGLYKNANVTYRGVAVGRVESVGLNPNGVTAEMRLNSGTPIPSNVTATVKSVSAVGEQYVDLVPPAQPATTKLRNGFRIDRQNTRIGQDVANLLKQAETLVNSLGDTRLRELLHETFIAANGSGPELARMIESARLLVDEANANYPQVSQLIDQAGPFLQAQIRAGADIKSLSDGLARFTSEVHRSDPQLRSTLANAPDAADEASTAFSGIRPSFPALAASLANLGRVGVIYHKSIEQLLVVLPALFAAIVTAAGGVPADEGAKLDFKIDLNDPPPCAVGFLPPPLMRTPADETLRELPKDMYCKTAQNDPSTVRGARNYPCQEFPGKRAPTVQLCRDPKGYVPVGRNPWRGPPVPYDTPVTNGLNILPPNKFPYIPPGTDPDPGTPIVGPPPPGVVPGPGPAPNQPAYDPPPPNDSGPPPGNPSWNPPGVPPAPPQLPYPKWLPPPPPPVGVNPPPSGPGPEKSWGPPPGPQPQASGPAYTVYDQKTGAFADPAGGTGVFAPGASGASSAENWVDLMRDPRPM, encoded by the coding sequence ATGCTAGACAGACTGACCAAGCTTCAGCTCGGCATCTTCGGAGTGATCACGGTCATCACTCTTGTGGTGATGGCGATCTTCTACCTCCGCCTGCCCGCAACGTTCGGCATCGGTACCTACGGCGTGAGCGCCGACTTCGTTGCGGGCGGCGGCCTGTACAAGAACGCGAACGTCACCTACCGGGGTGTCGCGGTCGGCCGGGTGGAGTCGGTGGGGCTGAACCCCAATGGCGTCACCGCCGAAATGCGGCTTAACAGCGGCACTCCCATTCCGTCGAACGTCACCGCCACCGTGAAGAGCGTGTCGGCCGTCGGTGAGCAATACGTCGACCTGGTGCCACCGGCCCAGCCGGCAACGACCAAGTTGCGCAACGGATTTCGGATCGACCGGCAGAACACCCGGATCGGCCAGGACGTTGCCAACCTGTTGAAGCAGGCGGAGACGCTGGTCAACAGCCTCGGCGACACCCGGTTGCGCGAGCTGCTGCACGAGACGTTCATCGCGGCCAACGGCTCGGGTCCCGAGCTGGCCCGCATGATCGAATCCGCCCGGCTGCTGGTGGACGAGGCCAACGCCAACTATCCGCAAGTTTCGCAGTTGATCGATCAGGCGGGTCCGTTCCTGCAGGCCCAGATTCGCGCCGGCGCCGACATCAAGTCGCTGTCTGACGGGCTGGCGCGTTTCACCTCCGAGGTCCATCGGTCCGACCCGCAGCTTCGGTCGACATTGGCCAACGCCCCGGACGCGGCCGACGAGGCCAGCACCGCGTTTTCCGGCATCCGCCCCTCGTTCCCGGCGTTGGCGGCCAGCCTGGCGAACCTGGGCCGGGTGGGCGTCATCTACCACAAGTCGATCGAGCAGCTGCTGGTGGTCTTGCCGGCCTTGTTCGCCGCGATCGTCACTGCCGCCGGCGGCGTGCCGGCAGATGAGGGCGCCAAGCTGGACTTCAAGATCGACCTGAACGACCCGCCGCCGTGCGCCGTGGGTTTCCTGCCGCCGCCGTTGATGCGCACCCCCGCCGACGAGACGCTGCGCGAGCTCCCGAAGGACATGTACTGCAAGACCGCGCAGAACGATCCATCCACCGTTCGCGGCGCCCGCAACTATCCGTGCCAGGAGTTCCCCGGCAAACGGGCGCCGACGGTTCAGCTGTGTCGTGACCCGAAGGGCTATGTGCCCGTTGGCCGCAACCCTTGGCGCGGGCCGCCGGTCCCGTACGACACGCCGGTAACGAACGGGCTGAACATCTTGCCGCCCAACAAGTTCCCGTACATTCCACCGGGCACCGACCCCGACCCGGGCACGCCCATCGTCGGGCCGCCCCCGCCCGGTGTGGTGCCGGGGCCCGGACCTGCACCGAATCAGCCGGCGTACGATCCGCCGCCGCCCAACGACAGCGGGCCGCCGCCGGGCAACCCGTCGTGGAATCCGCCGGGGGTCCCGCCGGCTCCGCCCCAGCTGCCGTATCCGAAGTGGCTGCCGCCACCACCGCCGCCGGTGGGGGTCAATCCTCCGCCGTCGGGCCCGGGACCGGAGAAGTCGTGGGGACCGCCGCCTGGTCCGCAACCGCAGGCCAGCGGACCGGCCTACACTGTCTACGACCAAAAAACCGGGGCGTTTGCGGATCCGGCGGGTGGCACCGGTGTTTTCGCGCCCGGCGCCAGCGGTGCGTCCAGTGCCGAGAATTGGGTGGACCTGATGCGTGATCCGAGGCCGATGTAG
- a CDS encoding virulence factor Mce family protein gives MNRIWLRGGVLAAGSALLAGCQFGGLNSLAMPGTAGHGSGAYTVTVEMPDVATLPQNSPVMVDDVTVGSVSGIQAEQRPDGSFYAAVKLALDKNVVLPANATATVAQTSLLGSLHVDLAAPKGKPATGRLTNGAKIAESSTGRYPTTEEVLSALGVVVNKGNLGALEDITNETYQAMAGRQSQFVDLIPRLAELTAGLNRQVNDIIDAVDGLNRFSANLAHDKDNLGRALDTLPEAIRVLNKNREHIVVAFASLKKLATVTSHVLSKTKVDFGEDLKGLYSVAKSLNDNRKNFVTSLQILLTFPFPNFGIKQAVRGDYLNVFTTFDLTLRRLGETFFTTSYALDPNMMHMDEILNPPDFLTGELANLSGQAADPFKIPPGTASGE, from the coding sequence ATGAACCGAATCTGGTTGCGCGGTGGCGTGTTAGCGGCGGGCAGCGCGCTGTTGGCCGGTTGTCAATTCGGCGGGTTGAACTCCCTGGCGATGCCCGGCACCGCCGGTCACGGCAGCGGCGCCTACACGGTCACCGTCGAAATGCCCGACGTGGCGACGCTGCCGCAGAACTCGCCGGTCATGGTCGACGACGTCACCGTCGGCAGTGTCTCCGGCATTCAAGCCGAGCAGCGCCCCGACGGATCCTTTTATGCCGCAGTGAAGTTGGCGCTGGACAAGAACGTGGTGCTGCCGGCCAACGCGACGGCAACGGTTGCCCAGACCTCGCTGCTGGGTTCGCTGCACGTCGACCTGGCCGCGCCGAAGGGCAAGCCGGCGACCGGCAGGCTGACCAACGGCGCGAAAATCGCGGAGTCCAGCACCGGCCGCTATCCCACCACCGAAGAGGTGCTCTCGGCCCTCGGCGTGGTGGTCAACAAGGGCAATCTCGGTGCGCTGGAAGACATCACAAACGAGACCTACCAGGCCATGGCGGGCCGGCAGAGCCAGTTTGTCGACTTGATTCCCCGGCTCGCGGAGTTGACGGCGGGACTCAACCGGCAGGTCAACGACATCATCGATGCCGTCGACGGATTGAACCGATTCTCCGCGAACCTGGCTCACGACAAGGACAACCTGGGCCGGGCGCTGGACACCCTGCCTGAGGCGATTCGCGTACTCAACAAGAACCGGGAGCACATTGTCGTCGCGTTCGCTTCGCTGAAGAAGCTGGCCACAGTGACGTCGCACGTGCTCTCGAAAACCAAGGTGGACTTTGGCGAAGACCTCAAAGGCCTGTATTCGGTGGCGAAGTCCCTCAACGACAACCGGAAGAACTTCGTCACCTCGCTGCAGATATTGCTGACGTTCCCGTTCCCCAACTTCGGCATCAAACAAGCCGTGCGTGGCGACTACCTCAACGTGTTCACCACGTTCGACCTCACCTTGCGCAGGTTGGGTGAGACGTTCTTCACTACGTCGTATGCGCTCGACCCGAACATGATGCACATGGATGAGATCCTCAACCCGCCCGATTTCTTGACCGGCGAACTGGCCAACCTGTCCGGCCAGGCCGCCGACCCGTTCAAGATTCCGCCCGGCACGGCATCGGGAGAGTAG
- a CDS encoding virulence factor Mce family protein, whose translation MMKRITGSRGLRYATVIALVALLVGGVYVLSSQASNRTVVGYFTSAVGLYPGDQVRILGVPVGRIDAIEPRPSDVKITMSVSRDVKIPKDAKAVIMSPNLVSARFVQLTPAYTGGAVLPEGASIDLARTAVPVEWDEVKEALTQLAVQLSPAAGQMQGPLGAAINQAAETLDGKGESFHHALRELSQVAGRLGDSRGDIFGTVKNLQVLVNALSASNEQIVQFAGNVASVSQVLADSSRHLDTTLGTLNKALSDIRGFLHENNSTLVGTVNKLNDLAQTLSDQSENIEQVLHVAGPGIANFYNIYDPAQGTLNGLLSIPNFANPVQFICGGSFDATAGPKAPDYYKRAELCRERLGPVLRRLTVNYPPIMFHPLNTITAYKGQIIYDTPATQAKARTPVPELTWIPAKGVTPPADENPTDLQALLVPTAPQNGPAPGPAPAVPAPAAAGPPGYGPLPGPPPAAQLPAEQGAGG comes from the coding sequence ATGATGAAGCGAATTACCGGCAGCCGAGGGCTGCGTTACGCCACCGTCATCGCGCTGGTCGCGCTGCTGGTGGGGGGAGTGTATGTGCTCTCGTCGCAGGCGAGCAACCGAACCGTCGTCGGCTATTTCACGTCCGCGGTCGGCCTCTATCCCGGAGATCAGGTCCGCATTCTCGGTGTGCCCGTCGGCAGGATCGACGCGATCGAACCGCGGCCGTCCGACGTCAAGATCACCATGTCCGTGTCGAGGGACGTGAAGATCCCCAAGGACGCCAAGGCCGTCATCATGTCGCCGAACCTGGTGTCGGCTCGGTTCGTTCAGCTCACCCCGGCATACACCGGCGGGGCGGTGCTGCCCGAGGGCGCCAGCATCGACCTGGCCCGCACCGCGGTCCCGGTGGAATGGGACGAGGTGAAGGAGGCGCTGACCCAGCTGGCCGTCCAGCTGAGCCCGGCGGCGGGGCAAATGCAGGGTCCGTTGGGCGCGGCGATCAACCAGGCCGCGGAAACGCTCGACGGCAAGGGCGAGTCCTTCCACCACGCGCTGCGTGAACTTTCGCAAGTTGCTGGGCGGCTGGGAGATTCACGCGGCGACATCTTCGGCACAGTCAAGAACCTGCAGGTGCTGGTCAACGCGCTGTCGGCGAGTAACGAACAGATCGTGCAGTTCGCCGGGAATGTCGCGTCGGTGTCGCAGGTGCTCGCCGACAGCTCGCGCCACCTGGACACCACCCTGGGCACGCTCAACAAGGCGCTCTCGGATATCCGCGGATTCCTGCACGAGAACAACTCGACGCTGGTCGGTACCGTCAACAAGCTCAACGACTTAGCCCAGACGTTGAGCGACCAGAGCGAGAACATCGAGCAGGTGCTGCACGTGGCCGGCCCCGGTATCGCCAACTTCTACAACATCTACGACCCCGCGCAGGGCACCCTGAATGGGTTGTTGTCCATACCCAACTTCGCCAACCCCGTGCAATTCATCTGCGGTGGCTCCTTCGACGCCACCGCCGGACCAAAAGCCCCCGACTACTACAAGCGCGCCGAGCTGTGCCGCGAACGGCTGGGCCCGGTGCTGCGCCGGCTCACGGTGAACTACCCGCCAATCATGTTCCACCCGCTCAACACGATCACCGCATACAAGGGCCAGATCATCTATGACACCCCGGCCACCCAGGCCAAGGCGCGGACACCGGTTCCGGAGCTGACCTGGATACCGGCCAAAGGTGTCACGCCGCCCGCCGACGAGAACCCGACCGACCTGCAGGCCCTGCTTGTACCGACCGCCCCGCAGAACGGCCCCGCTCCAGGCCCGGCGCCCGCCGTGCCGGCTCCGGCGGCGGCCGGTCCCCCCGGGTATGGGCCATTGCCGGGCCCACCGCCGGCCGCTCAGTTGCCGGCCGAACAGGGGGCTGGCGGATGA
- a CDS encoding virulence factor Mce family protein translates to MPSNARRERDPLRTGIFGLVLVVCVVLLAFGYAGLPFWPQGKTYDAYFADAGGITPGNPVYVSGFKVGKVQSVGLAGDSAKVTFTVDRHVAVGDQSLAAIRTDTILGERSISVSPAGGGKATVIPLSRTTTPYTLAGALEDLGQNANNLNKPQFEQALNVLSDTLRDANPELRGALDGVTSLSRTLNRRDEALQGLLAHAKSVTAVLSQRADQVNKLVDDGNQLFAALDERRAALGQLISGINGVSAQISGFVADNRKEFGPALSKLNLVLDNLNERRDYITEALKRLPPYATTLGEVVGSGPGFNVNVYSVLPAPMIAMVFDFFYQPGKLPASLADYLRGLIQERWVIRPKSP, encoded by the coding sequence TTGCCAAGTAATGCGAGGCGTGAACGCGACCCGCTCCGCACCGGCATCTTCGGCCTGGTGTTGGTGGTCTGCGTCGTGTTGCTTGCGTTCGGCTACGCCGGGTTGCCGTTCTGGCCGCAGGGGAAAACGTACGACGCGTACTTCGCCGACGCCGGCGGCATCACGCCCGGCAACCCGGTTTACGTGTCGGGATTCAAGGTCGGCAAGGTGCAGTCGGTCGGTCTGGCCGGGGACAGCGCCAAGGTGACCTTCACCGTGGATCGGCACGTCGCCGTCGGTGACCAGTCACTGGCCGCGATCCGCACCGACACCATCCTCGGCGAGCGCTCCATTTCGGTGAGCCCGGCGGGCGGCGGTAAGGCGACCGTCATTCCGCTCAGCCGGACGACCACGCCGTACACGCTCGCGGGCGCGCTCGAGGACCTGGGTCAAAACGCGAACAACCTCAACAAGCCGCAGTTCGAGCAGGCCTTGAACGTTCTCAGCGACACGCTGCGCGACGCCAACCCGGAGCTCCGCGGCGCGCTGGACGGGGTGACATCGCTGTCGCGCACGCTGAACCGCCGTGACGAGGCGCTGCAAGGCCTGCTGGCGCACGCGAAGTCGGTGACGGCGGTGCTGTCGCAGCGCGCCGACCAGGTCAACAAGCTGGTCGACGACGGTAACCAGTTGTTCGCCGCGCTCGACGAGCGGCGTGCCGCGCTGGGCCAGCTCATCTCGGGGATTAACGGTGTCTCGGCGCAGATTTCCGGGTTCGTCGCCGACAACCGCAAGGAGTTCGGCCCGGCGTTGAGCAAGCTGAACCTGGTGTTGGACAACCTCAACGAGCGTCGCGACTACATCACCGAGGCACTCAAGCGGCTGCCCCCATACGCGACCACGCTCGGTGAGGTGGTGGGCTCCGGACCGGGATTCAACGTCAATGTCTACAGCGTGCTGCCGGCGCCGATGATCGCGATGGTGTTCGACTTCTTCTACCAGCCCGGTAAGCTGCCGGCCAGCCTCGCCGACTACCTGCGCGGGTTAATTCAGGAACGCTGGGTCATCAGGCCGAAGTCACCATGA
- a CDS encoding MCE family protein has product MAASGIPSHRSMVIKVSAFAVAMLIVAAGLVVVFGDFRFGPESTYHATFIDASRLKAGQKVRIAGVPVGSVSGVQLNPDNTVDVKFGVDRRYTLYTSTRAVIRYENLVGDRYLEITSGPGELRKLPSGGTINSQHTQPALDLDALLGGLRPVVKGLDADKVNTISSAVIQLLQGQGGALSNVLADTSAFSSALGQRDQLIGDAITNLNTVLGTIDQRSAQFSTSVDQLQQLITGLAKNKDAIAGAIPPLASTTTDLTELLKNSRRPLQGILENTRPLATEMDTRKAEINNDVEQLGEDYLRLAALGAYGSFFNIYFCSVTIKINGPVGGDILIPMGGQLDPSQGRCAFAK; this is encoded by the coding sequence ATGGCGGCTTCGGGCATCCCTTCGCACCGGTCGATGGTGATCAAGGTCAGCGCCTTCGCGGTGGCCATGCTGATCGTGGCCGCGGGGCTGGTGGTGGTCTTCGGCGACTTCCGGTTCGGTCCCGAAAGCACTTACCACGCAACATTTATCGACGCGTCACGGTTGAAGGCCGGCCAGAAGGTCCGCATCGCGGGGGTACCGGTGGGTTCGGTGTCGGGCGTGCAGCTCAACCCGGACAACACCGTTGACGTGAAGTTCGGAGTCGACCGCCGCTACACGCTGTACACGTCCACCCGCGCGGTGATCCGGTACGAAAACCTGGTCGGCGACCGGTATCTGGAGATCACGTCGGGTCCGGGCGAGCTGCGGAAGCTGCCGTCGGGCGGGACAATCAACTCCCAACACACCCAGCCCGCGCTGGATCTCGATGCCCTGCTGGGCGGACTACGGCCGGTGGTCAAGGGCCTGGACGCCGACAAGGTCAACACGATCAGCAGCGCCGTCATCCAGTTGTTGCAGGGCCAGGGTGGGGCGTTGTCGAACGTGCTGGCCGACACCAGCGCGTTCTCGTCGGCGCTGGGTCAACGCGACCAGCTCATCGGTGACGCGATCACCAACCTCAATACGGTGCTGGGAACCATCGACCAACGGAGCGCGCAATTCTCGACCAGCGTTGACCAGCTGCAGCAATTGATCACCGGGCTGGCCAAGAACAAGGACGCGATCGCGGGCGCCATACCCCCGTTGGCGTCGACGACGACCGATTTGACGGAGCTGCTGAAGAATTCGCGGCGGCCGCTGCAGGGCATTTTGGAGAACACCCGGCCGTTGGCCACCGAGATGGACACCCGCAAGGCCGAGATCAACAACGACGTCGAGCAACTGGGCGAGGACTACCTGCGCCTGGCCGCGCTCGGCGCCTACGGGTCGTTCTTCAACATCTATTTCTGCTCGGTAACGATCAAGATCAACGGACCGGTCGGCGGTGACATTCTGATACCGATGGGTGGCCAGTTGGATCCCAGCCAGGGGAGGTGCGCTTTTGCCAAGTAA
- a CDS encoding MCE family protein: protein MAEGVSQRSTVRLAAALLAGLLVAFVVLTYLSYTAAFASIDTVTVSAPRAGLVMEKDAKVKYRGIQIGKVTDIAYAGDQARLTLAINSDQMHFVPSNATVRIGGNTIFGAKSVEFLPPKAPSPTSLRPDAHVQASAVQLEVNTLFQSLINLLHKIDPVELNGTLSALAEGLRGHGDDFGSLLSGLNTLTRQANPKLPALQEDFRKTAAVTDVYAAAAPDLNTVFDNLPTINKTVVDQQNNLNDTLLATIGLSNNAYEAVEPGAQDFIDAINRMRAPVKVAADYSPEFGCLFAGIDRGIKEFAPLLGVRKAGLFTSSSFILGSPSYTYPESLPIVNASGGPNCRGLPDMPAKQHGGSWYRAPFLVTDNANIPYEPFTEVQFDAPSTLQFLFHGAFAERDDF from the coding sequence ATGGCAGAGGGCGTATCGCAACGATCAACTGTCCGGCTGGCGGCGGCGCTGCTGGCCGGTTTGTTGGTGGCTTTCGTCGTCCTCACATACCTTTCCTACACAGCGGCTTTCGCCTCGATCGACACCGTCACCGTGTCCGCGCCGCGGGCCGGCCTGGTAATGGAAAAGGACGCCAAGGTCAAATACCGCGGCATCCAGATCGGCAAGGTCACCGACATCGCCTATGCCGGTGACCAGGCGCGGCTGACGCTGGCCATCAACAGCGACCAGATGCACTTCGTCCCGTCCAACGCGACGGTCCGCATCGGGGGTAACACCATCTTCGGCGCCAAGTCGGTGGAATTCCTTCCGCCCAAGGCACCTTCGCCGACGTCGCTGCGTCCGGACGCGCACGTGCAGGCGTCGGCGGTGCAGCTGGAAGTCAACACCTTGTTCCAGTCGCTCATCAACCTGCTGCACAAGATCGACCCGGTCGAATTGAATGGGACCCTGAGCGCGCTGGCCGAAGGCCTGCGTGGTCACGGCGACGACTTCGGTTCGCTGCTGTCGGGACTGAATACCCTGACGCGGCAAGCGAACCCGAAGCTGCCCGCCCTCCAGGAGGACTTCCGTAAGACCGCGGCGGTCACCGACGTGTACGCCGCCGCCGCCCCCGATCTGAACACCGTGTTCGACAACCTGCCGACGATCAACAAGACGGTGGTAGACCAACAGAACAACCTCAACGACACGCTGCTGGCCACGATCGGCCTGTCCAACAACGCCTATGAGGCGGTGGAGCCGGGCGCACAGGACTTCATCGACGCCATCAACAGGATGCGGGCCCCGGTCAAGGTGGCCGCGGACTACTCGCCGGAATTCGGCTGCCTGTTCGCGGGCATCGATCGAGGCATCAAGGAGTTCGCCCCGTTGCTCGGTGTCCGCAAGGCGGGCCTGTTCACGTCGTCGAGCTTCATCTTGGGTTCTCCGTCGTATACGTATCCGGAAAGCCTGCCGATCGTCAACGCCTCGGGCGGCCCGAACTGCCGGGGATTGCCCGACATGCCGGCCAAGCAGCACGGCGGCTCCTGGTACCGGGCGCCGTTCCTCGTCACCGATAACGCCAACATCCCCTACGAGCCGTTCACCGAAGTGCAGTTTGACGCACCCTCGACGCTGCAGTTCTTGTTCCACGGCGCGTTCGCGGAACGGGACGACTTCTGA
- a CDS encoding MlaE family ABC transporter permease, protein MSYDATLRFRRVMSRLQGPIDDFGEQALFYGQTVRYVPSALTRYRKETIRLIAEMTLGAGALIMIGGTVGVAAFLTLASGGVIAVQGYSSLGNIGIEALTGFLSAFLNVRIVAPVIAGIALAATIGAGATAQLGAMRVAEEIDAVESMAVHSVSYLVSTRLIAGLIAIIPLYSLSVLAAFFAARFTTVFINGQSAGLYDHYFNTFLIPTDLLWSFLQAIVMSIAVMLVHTYYGYNASGGPVGVGIAVGQAVRTSLVVVVVITLFISLAVYGASGNFNLSG, encoded by the coding sequence ATGAGCTACGACGCGACTCTCCGGTTCCGCCGCGTCATGTCGCGGCTGCAGGGGCCTATCGACGACTTCGGCGAGCAGGCCTTGTTCTACGGCCAAACCGTGCGTTACGTCCCCAGCGCGCTCACCCGCTACCGGAAGGAAACCATCCGGCTCATTGCCGAAATGACGCTGGGCGCAGGGGCGCTCATCATGATCGGCGGCACGGTCGGCGTCGCGGCTTTCCTGACGCTGGCCTCCGGTGGGGTCATCGCCGTGCAGGGCTACTCGTCGCTGGGCAACATCGGCATCGAGGCGCTGACCGGCTTCCTGTCGGCGTTCCTGAACGTCCGCATTGTCGCGCCGGTAATCGCGGGCATCGCGTTGGCGGCCACCATCGGCGCCGGCGCCACCGCTCAACTCGGCGCCATGCGGGTGGCGGAGGAGATCGACGCCGTCGAATCCATGGCGGTGCACTCCGTGTCCTACCTGGTGTCAACCAGGTTGATTGCCGGCCTCATCGCGATCATTCCGCTGTACTCGCTGTCGGTGCTCGCCGCATTCTTCGCCGCGCGGTTCACGACCGTATTCATCAACGGGCAATCGGCGGGCCTGTACGACCACTACTTCAACACCTTCCTCATCCCGACCGACCTGTTGTGGTCGTTCCTACAGGCCATCGTGATGTCGATCGCGGTGATGCTCGTCCATACCTATTACGGCTACAACGCATCCGGCGGCCCGGTCGGCGTCGGCATCGCGGTCGGCCAGGCCGTGCGGACCTCGCTGGTCGTGGTGGTTGTCATTACCCTGTTCATCTCGCTGGCCGTGTACGGCGCGTCCGGTAACTTCAATCTTTCTGGCTAA
- a CDS encoding MlaE family ABC transporter permease produces MIEQLAVPARGVGGFFEMMIDTGRAVFRRPFQFREFLDQTWMIARVSLIPTLLVSIPFTVLVAFTLNILLREIGAADLSGAGTAFGTITQLGPVVTVLVVAGAGATAICADLGARTIREEIDAMRVLGIDPIHRLVVPRVLASTVVALLLNGLVCAIGLSGGYVFSVFLQGVNPGAFINGLTVLTGLRELVLAEVKALLFGVMAGLVGCYRGLTVKGGPKGVGNAVNETVVYAFICLFVINVVMTAIGVRISAK; encoded by the coding sequence TTGATCGAACAACTTGCGGTTCCCGCTCGTGGTGTCGGCGGGTTCTTCGAGATGATGATCGACACGGGCCGGGCGGTTTTCCGGCGGCCGTTTCAATTCCGCGAGTTCCTGGATCAGACCTGGATGATCGCTCGGGTGTCGCTGATCCCGACGCTGCTGGTGTCCATCCCGTTCACGGTCCTGGTGGCGTTCACCCTCAACATCCTGCTCCGCGAGATCGGCGCCGCCGACTTGTCCGGCGCCGGAACGGCATTCGGCACGATCACCCAGCTCGGACCCGTGGTGACCGTGCTCGTCGTGGCGGGCGCCGGCGCCACCGCGATCTGCGCCGATTTGGGTGCCCGCACCATCCGGGAAGAGATCGACGCGATGCGGGTACTCGGCATCGACCCGATCCACCGGCTCGTCGTGCCTAGGGTTTTGGCCTCCACGGTGGTCGCGCTGCTGCTCAATGGCTTGGTGTGCGCCATCGGTTTGTCCGGCGGCTACGTGTTCTCCGTCTTCCTCCAGGGCGTCAACCCGGGTGCGTTCATCAACGGGTTGACCGTGCTCACCGGGCTGCGCGAGTTGGTGCTCGCGGAAGTCAAGGCGCTGCTGTTCGGCGTCATGGCCGGGCTGGTCGGGTGCTACCGCGGCCTGACCGTCAAGGGCGGGCCCAAGGGCGTGGGTAACGCGGTCAACGAGACCGTGGTCTACGCGTTCATTTGCCTTTTCGTGATCAACGTGGTGATGACCGCCATCGGCGTGCGGATCTCGGCCAAGTGA
- a CDS encoding 3-oxoacyl-ACP reductase translates to MTSSTNATDLSGKVAVVTGAAAGLGRAEALGLARLGATVVVNDIADALDASDVIDEINSVCSDAGSKAVAVAGDISQRATADELVACADGLGGLDIVVNNAGITRDRMLFNMSDEEWDLVIAVHLRGHFLLTRNAATYWRAKAKEAGGSVFGRIVNTASEAGLVGPVGQANYGAAKAGIIALTLSAARALGQYGVRANAICPRARTAMTADVFGAAPDISDIGEGGIDPLSPEHVVSLVKFLSSPAAAEVNGQVFIVYGPQVTLVAAPTAEHKFSADGPVWEPAQLGKTLQEYFAGRDPERNFSAVGLMEQ, encoded by the coding sequence TTGACTAGCAGCACAAACGCGACCGATCTATCCGGAAAGGTTGCGGTGGTAACCGGCGCGGCCGCGGGACTCGGACGTGCCGAAGCGCTCGGCTTGGCGCGGCTGGGCGCCACCGTCGTGGTCAACGACATCGCCGACGCACTGGATGCCTCCGACGTCATCGACGAGATCAACTCGGTTTGTTCGGACGCCGGCTCCAAAGCCGTCGCGGTGGCCGGCGACATCAGCCAACGCGCGACCGCCGACGAACTGGTCGCGTGCGCCGACGGGCTGGGCGGCCTGGACATCGTCGTGAACAACGCCGGGATCACCCGCGACCGGATGCTGTTCAACATGTCCGACGAGGAATGGGACCTGGTCATTGCCGTGCACCTGCGCGGCCATTTCCTGCTGACGCGCAACGCGGCCACGTACTGGCGCGCTAAAGCCAAAGAGGCCGGCGGATCGGTCTTTGGCCGGATCGTCAACACCGCGTCGGAGGCGGGACTGGTAGGCCCGGTGGGGCAGGCCAACTACGGCGCGGCCAAAGCCGGCATCATCGCCCTGACCCTGTCGGCCGCGCGGGCGCTGGGCCAGTACGGGGTGCGCGCCAACGCGATCTGTCCCCGGGCCCGCACCGCGATGACGGCCGACGTGTTCGGTGCGGCACCGGACATCTCGGATATAGGGGAAGGCGGCATCGACCCGCTTTCGCCCGAGCACGTGGTGAGCCTGGTCAAGTTCTTGTCTTCGCCCGCGGCGGCAGAGGTCAACGGTCAGGTGTTCATCGTTTACGGCCCTCAGGTGACCCTGGTCGCCGCGCCCACCGCGGAGCACAAATTCAGCGCCGACGGGCCGGTGTGGGAGCCCGCGCAACTCGGCAAGACGTTGCAGGAATACTTTGCTGGACGTGATCCGGAGCGGAACTTTTCCGCGGTCGGCCTGATGGAACAATAA
- a CDS encoding ferredoxin encodes MRVIVDRDRCEGNAVCLGIAPDIFDLDDEDYAVVKLDPIPPDQEHLAEQAIAECPRAALLRED; translated from the coding sequence GTGCGGGTGATCGTGGATCGTGACCGGTGTGAAGGTAACGCGGTGTGCTTGGGAATCGCGCCGGATATCTTCGACCTGGACGACGAGGATTACGCCGTCGTGAAGCTTGATCCGATTCCCCCGGATCAGGAGCATCTCGCCGAGCAGGCAATCGCCGAATGCCCCCGCGCGGCCCTGCTGCGTGAAGATTAG